A window of Photobacterium toruni genomic DNA:
AATTTCAGTGGTTGTCAGAGGGTTTGCGAGTACAACACGAAATACTGTTGTTGCTTTTCGTTGCCATTTTTCTGGTGTAATCCGAGTACGCGATACAAATGATTTTCCAGATTCTCGCTGACGTTTTTGAATAAATTGAGTGAGATCATTTAATAGTTCTAACAATATTTCACGTTGTTCTGAGGACGCATAAATAAGCGCTTGTTGTGTATTTGCGGGAATATAGCGATAGGTAAGTAGGCATAATTCAGGCTTGGTGACTAACTCAAACTCAGGGTGTTGTTCTATGCATTGTGCAAAGTAAGCCGCTTTTTCAATGCTGTTATTGATCAATAATTCATAGCCTGGGCGACTGATAATATTCAGACTAGCAAAGAGTAACATTGCCATGCCACTGCGAGAACCTTCTAAGGTATGGCTGCCTAAATCCTTTGATCCTTCACGAAGAATATATTCTGCATGATGCTCAATGGCTGTCATTAATTCAGGATTTTTAAATATCACCATACCAGCACCCATCGGAATATAGAGCTGTTTATGTGCATCTATAGTAATAGAATCTGCTCGTTCAATCCCTTTGAGTAAATGGCGATACTTATTTGACATTAAGGTTGCCCCTCCCCAAGCTGCATCAACATGGAAGTGGCATTGATGTTCTTTGGCTATATCGGCTAGTTGATCGAGCGGATCGATAGTGCCAGTTTCAGTGGTACCGGCAATTCCAATGATCGCAAAGGGCTTAATGTTTTTCTGTTTTAAATTATTGAGTGTGGTTTGTAATTCATCAAGATCAATTCGATTATCATCATCAGTTTTAATTGCAATAAGACTATCTCGGCCTATACCTAAAACATCAGCCGCTTTTTTTAATGAATAGTGTCCACGTTCTGATACGAGAATGGCAAGATCATCATAACCATAGTGCTTCATTGCTCGTAGTAAACCTTGCTGGCCAACACCGGTGAAATCACCATCAGGCTGTAATACTGTATTTCGAGCAACCCATAATGCAGTGATGTTGGCGATAGTACCACCAGAACAAAAAGCGCCTAAAGAATGGTCAGCACTGTGCATCCATTGTTGGTAGAAACTTTCATTTTGATTAAATATTAATTTGTGTAGCATGCCTAAAACTTGACGTTCTAGTGGAGTAAATGCTTTTGATGTTTCTATCTTGACGAGGTTTTGGTTTAACGCAATCATGATCTTAGATAACGGCATCATGAAGTAAGGTAGGGCAGAGGTCATGTGACCGATAAACGTTGGTGCGGCAGTATGAACCGATTGAGCAACAAGTTTATTTAATAAGAATTGAGTATGTTCAGAGACAAAAGAAGGGGCTTCTGGAATATTTGGATTAGAGAAATCTTTTTCAATTTCAGCTAAGGGCTTTTCGATTGCTGCAATGTGGGTTCGCAGAAATTCATTGAGGTTTTCAGAAAGCTCTTTTTCGATAGATCCTAACGTTGAATCAGGTGCTTCTGGTACAGTAAATATGCGGTGCAACGATTCTAGAGATGCATCTGCAGTACGATTATTAGCCGCCATAATTTATTTAACGTTTCCATAACGTTGGCAAAGTATAGTCAATCTAATCGATATTTTGAACGATGTCTCGAATTATTTCGACATCAGCAAAATATAACGATGCTAAGTGAAGCCAATTAATTAAACAATGCCACCATTATGATACTGTTATTAGAACTTATAATTTAAACCTGCACTAACCAATATATCGTTACTATCATAAAAGTTTATATTGGATTGTGTTAAATTATAGCCAATAAGAGAGACTGCGCCCCAATTTTTCCAGTTAAATGGTTGGTTATATTCATAAGCTAAGAATGCTCCAAATTTATTATCTTGTTGTTTTTTATTAAATACGGGATTAGCTAAGTCAAATAATGCTCTTTTGTAATTTAAAGTAAATGCAAAACTTGATTGTGGTAATAACTGAATAATAGTGGCTGCTACACCATATATATTATTACGCATAGCGTGACCATCAGCATTAATATTTGTGAAATTGATGGCAGTACGTAAAATTAAGCTACGACTAAATGGTTGCGTGTAAGAAGCTTCAGTATAAAGAATGTTCGCATTACGATTGAGCGTTGCTTGTTGGTTAGTTGTCAGTGAAAGTGATGGGTTACTGCCGCTGTGTTCATGATCAATACTAAACTTACCATAAGCAACTTGACCTGAAAAACGAGAACCACGAATGTTATCGAGTTTAATATTTAACGCGTTAATGTTGGTATCAGTTTTTGCGCGTTTTATATCTTGTAGGTAAGGGTCTTGCCATGTTTTTTGGGACAGTAAGCCGGGGATATAGCTCAGTGTTAGCATTGAATTATCAGTAAATTTTTGTCTATATCCCGCTTCAACATGAAATCGACCAAGAGCAATATCAGATCGGTTAGTACCAAAGTACAGTTGATTATAGCTATCTTTAAATGTGTAACTTAGGCTACCAATGGGAGCAACGAACATTTTATTCTGATTGTCACCATTATTGTTTAAATTTGAAGTGGTGTGATTATCACTATTAAACTGTGAATCTGATTTGCTGAAACCCACCATTAAAGACATATCACCGCCAAATCCAGGCGTCCAATCAACAGGTTTTGCGAGTGCCGTGGTGGAGACTATTGTGGCCGCAACTAAGCTGACAGTGAGAAATGGTTTCATTCTTTTTCCTATAATATAAGTTATCTAATTATTAGATTGTCATCATATATAGAATATAAGGGATCTATTTATTTGCATAGTGTAGCATAATAAAAAATATTCTTTATTGATGATAATGTATTGTGTGCGTACTGTTGTAATGATCGCAATTGATATTGCTTTTAGTTACAACTTGAACATAGACTTAATTTAATGTTTTGTTCCATATTTTAGAGGAATTTATGATGAATATTGAATTTAAAATTACAGTAATGACTGTCACTATCGTGCTCTTCACATTAGCATGCTACGGCATAGTTGCTGTATATGCATAATAAGAAATAAAGATATTCTTAAGTCATAACATAAATATTTTTTAGCATTATTTCTTATTGGTATGTACTGGTTGTATATTCGACTCTCCTATATAGTAATGTATGCTAGTTTGCATATTTAATAGGGAGAAGAAATGAATTATCTTCCGTTTAGCTTACGTGATTTTAATGAAAAATCGGTTGCTGATTTTTCTTCGACGCTTCACATCACATCGCATAAGAAAATTGCATTAATTGTGCAAGGGGGAGGTCAACGCGGAATATTTTCTGCGGGTGTGCTTGATAGCTTTCTCGAACATCAATTTGACCCCTTTGAGTTGTATATTGGTACTTCTGCTGGGGCGCTTAATTTATCTTCTTTCATTAGTCGCCAGCCACGATTTGGCTATCATTTTATTCGTGACGTATCGATGGATGATAAATTTTTTAATCTTTATAAATACCTCAGCAAGCAACAGCCGATGAACTTAGAGTGGGCATTACAGCAAGTGTCAGCTTCTGGTTTATATCCGCTTGATATCGCCACCGCCCATAAAACATTAGCGCACAGAACGGCTCTTGCATGTGCGACTCGTAAAGACACTCTGCAAGATTATTATCTACCAATGTACCAACAAGGCTGGCGAGATGTGCTGTTAGCATCGTGCGCGATACCATTACTTTATAATCAACCCGTTAATATGAACGATCTTCAATGGGTTGATGGTGGTGTTAGTGCGGCCATTCCCGTTAAGGAAGCATGGCGGCGCGGGGCTGATTTAGTGGTCGTTATTCGTACTGAACCGCTAGAAGATAGTTACGTAGAAACGAGTCGTAGTGAAGATCGGGGTATTTTTGATGATTGGCGAGAAAATATTGAAACTCAATTACCTTATTATTTTGATAAATTAAGCCTTAATGAGTCAGTAGATAAAATTAAAAATATCCATCAAGAATTGAGTCTGCGATTTGAACAATGGCGACAATCTTATTGGGAAGATGAAACGACTGATTCTCAATCGACTAAATCAGTTTCTAAAAAAGGGTGGTTTTCACAGTTAAATATTGATCGGCTATTAGCGCTAACTGGGCAGGGAGCAAATTCTGAAATATTAGAAATGTTAGCGCGTTATCATCATACTTATCGGGATGTGAATGATTTTTTAGTTAATCCACCTCAGGGGTTACAAGTCATTCAAATTGCGCCAGAGAAGACGTTAAATAGTCGTGCATTACTGAGTAGTTATGAAGATTTGGAGCTTGATTATCAGCAGGGAAAGGAAATTGGTGAGCAGTTCGTAACGTCTTTTTCACAGTTATTGAATCAAAAGACTAGTTTGATGCAGCATTTGCGTTAGAGTTGTTGAATAAAAAAGCCTTGATAACCAGAGCGATATATACGCATAAGATTATCAAGGCCGTTGACTTGGCAAGTTATTTATTTAAAAAATCAGCCATATCTTTTTGCATGTTTATTGTGGTTTCTTTTGATTTTTCGATGGAAAATAAAAGATTGCCATCTTTATCTTTACGAGGTGGAACAATCTCTAGTAACGAGGTATGGTTTCCATCTGCATAACTTTTATTTGATATAGTTAATGTGTTTTGCTCTTCGTGTATCGATTTTAAACGCTCAATAAGTGGCAGCGTTCCTGTAAATGGTGAGTAAGGTAAGATAGTCTTATCTGGTTTATTAGGGATAGTTGTATCACCATCAGCCATTTGGATAAAAATAGAGATAGGTTTATTAAGTTTATATTGTGGTTTTGCGAAGTTAATTGGATCAACAGGATCCATTACTGTTTGGGCTGCATAGGCAAATTTAACGTAAGTTTCAGTCCATTTAGTAATTAAAGCGGGTGATTGCTTTTTGATTTCATTTTTATAACACGTACTAATATCTTGCGATTGCGTAGCAACACATATTTTAATTGTTTTAAGAAAATCGCCAGTCTCTATTACATCTGGTGTGATTTGTATTGGAGCTGTAACTGTACTTTGTAAAACCCCCGCTTTTAAAAGACCACCAAAACTGCCTGAGTTTAATAGTAAGTAAGGGATCTCTGCACCAGGGTTCGCTAATGCAAGTTTATTGATGGTAAAGTATTGCTTATCAAACGTTGGGTTCATCGTTGGACGGTTAGCAATATTGCCGACATTGGTACCGACTATTGCACCTAATGAGTGACCAGTAAAACTCACACCGCTATTAGGGTTTAACATGTCTAACGGTGATGATGCGGAGTTATTATCTAGCTGTTTTTGTTTTATTGTGCTGAATAATTTACCAATAGATGCTCTAAGGTTCACGACATCAATCGTACTTTGACGTAAGTTATCACGTGCGACGGTTAAATTAGTTAGATTTAAATAAGCAGCAGAATTGCCATTCTTACCTGATGCGGAACCAATTATATTACCGGCAGCATCTTTAAGTACATTATGGTTGGTATCTTTGATACTGCGATCGCCATGCAACGGTAGATTTATCGCAAAAATTGCGCGACATTGATTGCCAATTAACGTTTCAGCTAACGATGGTAAACCATCACTGTGTGCGGTTAATACACTTTTATCAGCAGTAATACCGTGTTGGAAAATAGTGACATCATTAGCGCCTAGAGTCTGACATTTTTTACTACTTGGTAAAACTAAAGTGTAATCAATTGTCTGTACTGATTTAAGTTCAGGAACAGCACTATAGCGGGTAATTAGACGCTTAGGATCGAGTTGATTACCATTAGCTAAATAAAGTGTTTTACCCATTAAGCGAGTGAGCACTTTAATTTGTACTTGTGGGTGTGTTGCCACTTGTGCCATATCTGTTAATGTAACTTTTGCGTCTGCTAATTGGGCAACAATGGTCGCTTTATCTGCATCACTGCCATTGCTTAATACATATTTAATCTTAGCAAGGCTTGGCATACCACTTTGCCAAGGGGTATTCATAAATTTGTTAGCGCGAATATCTAGGTAGTACGGTAATGAAAGAGTACCTTGATAGATAGTGACATTACTTTTCTTATCAACTTCTTCTGGATCGTTAACTTTTACAGGTTGAGAGAACGTAAATAATGTTGAAAGCTGCTTGGGAGTCACGGTTTTGGCAATAGCAGAACCTTGCCATACGTTGTGAGCGCCAGCATTTATGGCTTCTTCAGTTGCCATTTTCGCAGCAAATAACATATCACCAGATGATAACGTCGTAAACCATGAAGAGAAGATAATATCACGCTTTTGTATAATACCGTGGAAGGCTTCTTCCGTGGCATGGGTGATTTTTTGTGCAGGCAATAATGCTGGTGCTGGTGGCAGATTATTTGATTTTAATAAAGCGTATGAATTACTCATACCGACAGCCTGACCATTTATATCTTTTAAATCATCAGTAACGGCGTACATGTAGTTACTAGCAGGATCTAATGGTTTAAGCAGTATCACAATTAAACTGTGACCAGATACTTGAAGAGTAAAATCTTTATTTTGTTGAGATAATAGAGTCGGCTTTGTTGTATCGTCAGGGTTAGTTGGATCACCTGATTTGATTAAATAAAAGCTATTTTCCGCAGGTGATTTATCAAGATCCTTACCTGTGAAATTAATGGTGATTGGTTGAGTGGTACTCCAACCATCTGTTTGACCCATGGCAACTAAGGGATCTGATGTATTAGTTTGATCTGACGCCATTGTTTCTGTTGCAAGGGTGCCATCTTGTGCATCCATCGCTAAATATGTGGGTAATATTAATTTCTTATTAGTAGATAATAGATCAAAATTTACTTTTGTTTCTGCATGTAAACTTGCCGCGATATTTGGATCAATCGGTGATTGGTTTTCTAATGTACCATCACTTTTACATCCTATTAAACTTAATGCAGAAGTGACTAATAATGCTATTGAACGTATTTTCATTGTGATTCCTAATGATTTTATAGTTTATTTCGCATTAAAAGCGGTAGTTAATTTGAGCAGCAGCAAGGTAAGCTTTGCCTGATGAAGTGAAACGATCTAGTTCATTCATTGGTGCTGGTGTTTGCTCTACAAAATTAGCTTTTTTGCTGTGAATATATGAAACACCAAGATCAACTGATAGAGCAGGATTGTAATGATAAGTTGCACCTGCTGAATACCAATAACGATCAGTATCAGGAATACTTAATGTTGGCTGTCCTGCATTTTGATCAATGGCAAAACCATAGCGCAGTGTCCACGTTGGGTTTAAGGTGTATGTAGTACCGACAGCCCAACGATAAGTGTCTTTGAAATTTTCTTTTTTAACAAAACAAGTTCCTGTTTTACATTGAGAACTGATTGCTCTAATTTCTTTAAATTTGTTGTATTGAGTCCATTGTACGCTATAGCTAATTGCCCATTGTGGGTTTAACTGGTGGAAGCCTGAAAATTCAGCAATAGCAGGAAGAGGAAGATTAAGATTAGCGGCAACCGTTTCATTTGGCTTTGAAGTTGCTTTTCCCAAGTAGTCAGTAAAATGGCCTTTAAAATTGAGATCTACTTGTGAGCGGTAACTTAATCCAAAACGGTTATTATTATCGAGTTCATATAATGCACCAATATTCCAGCCCCAACTCCAATCGGTACCATCCATATTAATAAGATTATTGCTTGGCGCAGCGTAAGCTGAAGAGCCGAAACGACGATTAAATTCTGCTGTGCCATAAACAAGGCTAACACCAGCACCAATGCTTAATTGGGGCGATAGACGATAAGCAATATTAGGATTAAAGTTAACGGTTTCTAATGCAGTTTTACCAGCAAGGCTACCTGCTTGCATCGCCGTAGGATACTCAGTGGTTACACCATAGTTACTAAAAATAGCTAGGCCAATTGCAGTTTTCTCATTAATTGGCTGAATATAATAAGCAGCAGGAACAATACTTATTGGCGAAATATCTTTTACTGTTTCACCGTGAGTATGATCATTAATATTAATTGATGGATTAATGACACTCATTACACCTGAAACTTCAGCCTGTTTAAAACGTGTCATTGCTGCAGGGTTACGTGCTAATACTGCTGCGGTATCAGCTATTGCAGCATCACCAGCGTATGCACGACCGAGGCCTGCCGCTGAGTGTTCTGATACTTGATAGCCAGCAGCATGGGCTTGGTTTGAAAGTGCCGCTGTAATAATGAAGGCGATATGTTTTTTATTTATGGACATTATACTGTCTCTCTATAATTTCTAGTAGCTTCTTGTTCACCCTTCAAAGAAGGCTGGATTTTAAAGAGAGAGGATTATAGTTATACCTCAAGAGAATAATAAGTAAATGTAGACAAATATCACAATAAAATGGTTTGTTTGCTTATACTTTGCTCATTGTGGCGATTAATAGAGACGTTTTTATTGATTAAATAATTAAAGTATTTGCTCTAATATCAGAAATGTTGTAGGGGTTTTTATTATACGAATGGCCTTGATAGTAATTTGAGGGCGGTGTTTTCGATGATTTAAACCAAAAAAAAGGCTCTAAGAAAGAACCTTTTTTGTTATTAATAACTAGTTAATATAATTATTTTGCAAGTACTGTTTGTAGCCAAGGCCAGCCTTGTTTTTTACGGCTTAGGGTATTTTCCATCATTAATACACCGTCAGTTGCGTGTGTATCGAGGATATGATTCCAATCACCTGTGTAAAGTAGGCGTGTAGTGCTGGTTGTGATGTCTGTTAGCATCAATGCAGCCATACCTAGGCCATCTTCGTCGCAACGACGTTGAAGATCTGCTTGAAGTTCTTCGATCATGCTATCAACTTGCTCAAGAGTCGCAAGTTCGATTTGACCAACAACAACATCACGATCATTGAAAGGGTAACCTTTAAGGTCTTTTTCAACTAATTGTGCAGCTGTTAGGCCTTTGATGTCAGTCTTAGCGATCAATAGTGCTTTGATGAATGATTCTAGATCTTGTACATCGGCGATTTGAGCAAGTGCGTGTACTGCGTCTTTATCTTTTTGCGTACACGTTGGAGATGCAAAACCTACTGTATCAGATAGGATAGCTGACATCATAAGAACGGCTAGTTCACGTGTGATCTCGTGACCTTCAATCTTGAATAAATTGAATAGCACTGTACAAGTACAGCCTACAGGCCAGATCCATGCTTCCATTGGGTTAATTGTCATTACATCACCTAGACGATGGTGGTCAACAATACCAACAACTTCAGCTTCAGCTAGGTCATCAGGTGCTTGAGCAAGATCTGAGTAGTCAACTAACCATACTTTCTCACCAGCAACACTTGTGCGTAGTTCTGGAGCAGTAACACCAGCTAGCTCAAGGATGTGTAGAGTTTCACGGTTCATTTCGCCTTGACGAATTGCTGTTGCCTCAAGACCACGAGCCTTAAGGAATGCTGTACAAACTAGTGCAGAACAAATGCTGTCACTATCTGGGTTTTTGTGACCTACAACTTGGATCATGATATTTCCTTTACTTTATCTGTAACAGCATGGTGCTGTGTAACATATATAAGATTAACTTGATTCTTGCACGATTATACCTTGAAGAGACGTTGTTTTATAGGGATAAGCGAGATCAAGAACTTGGAATGGGGGAAGATTGTAGAGTATTTTGCAGAAATAACAATTAAGGATAAAAAATAAAGGCGCAAGTGTCTAATCTTGCGCCTTTTTCGTTATTTGAAGATAAAATCTTGTCTAACTATAGCTTATGCTTTTTGAGCTTGCTCAATCGCAACAGCAACAGCAACAGTTGCACCAACCATTGGGTTGTTACCCATACCAATAAGACCCATCATTTCAACGTGAGCTGGTACAGATGAAGAACCTGCAAACTGAGCGTCAGAGTGCATACGACCCATAGTATCAGTAAGACCGTAAGATGCTGGACCTGCTGCAACGTTATCAGGGTGAAGTGTACGACCAGTACCGCCGCCTGATGCTACTGAGAAGTAAGCTTTGCCTGCTTCTAGACGTTCTTTTTTGTACGTACCAGCAACAGGGTGTTGGAAACGTGTTGGGTTAGTTGAGTTACCAGTGATTGAGATATCAACGTTTTCACGGTGCATAATTGCAACACCTTCACGTACATCATCAGAACCGTAACAGTTGATGTCACCACGTTGTGTTTTAGAGAAACGACGCTCAGAAACAACGTTTAGTTCGCCAGTAACGTAATCGAATTTAGTTTCAACATAGTTGAAGCCGTTGATACGAGCGATTAGGTAAGCAGCATCTTTACCAAGACCGTTAAGAATAACGCGTAGTGGGTTAGTACGTACTTTGTTAGCG
This region includes:
- the panP gene encoding pyridoxal-dependent aspartate 1-decarboxylase PanP, coding for MAANNRTADASLESLHRIFTVPEAPDSTLGSIEKELSENLNEFLRTHIAAIEKPLAEIEKDFSNPNIPEAPSFVSEHTQFLLNKLVAQSVHTAAPTFIGHMTSALPYFMMPLSKIMIALNQNLVKIETSKAFTPLERQVLGMLHKLIFNQNESFYQQWMHSADHSLGAFCSGGTIANITALWVARNTVLQPDGDFTGVGQQGLLRAMKHYGYDDLAILVSERGHYSLKKAADVLGIGRDSLIAIKTDDDNRIDLDELQTTLNNLKQKNIKPFAIIGIAGTTETGTIDPLDQLADIAKEHQCHFHVDAAWGGATLMSNKYRHLLKGIERADSITIDAHKQLYIPMGAGMVIFKNPELMTAIEHHAEYILREGSKDLGSHTLEGSRSGMAMLLFASLNIISRPGYELLINNSIEKAAYFAQCIEQHPEFELVTKPELCLLTYRYIPANTQQALIYASSEQREILLELLNDLTQFIQKRQRESGKSFVSRTRITPEKWQRKATTVFRVVLANPLTTTEILENVLIEQQQLAQQSTISLPKIINLTKQILEKRIKNDR
- a CDS encoding DUF2860 family protein translates to MKPFLTVSLVAATIVSTTALAKPVDWTPGFGGDMSLMVGFSKSDSQFNSDNHTTSNLNNNGDNQNKMFVAPIGSLSYTFKDSYNQLYFGTNRSDIALGRFHVEAGYRQKFTDNSMLTLSYIPGLLSQKTWQDPYLQDIKRAKTDTNINALNIKLDNIRGSRFSGQVAYGKFSIDHEHSGSNPSLSLTTNQQATLNRNANILYTEASYTQPFSRSLILRTAINFTNINADGHAMRNNIYGVAATIIQLLPQSSFAFTLNYKRALFDLANPVFNKKQQDNKFGAFLAYEYNQPFNWKNWGAVSLIGYNLTQSNINFYDSNDILVSAGLNYKF
- a CDS encoding patatin-like phospholipase family protein; its protein translation is MNYLPFSLRDFNEKSVADFSSTLHITSHKKIALIVQGGGQRGIFSAGVLDSFLEHQFDPFELYIGTSAGALNLSSFISRQPRFGYHFIRDVSMDDKFFNLYKYLSKQQPMNLEWALQQVSASGLYPLDIATAHKTLAHRTALACATRKDTLQDYYLPMYQQGWRDVLLASCAIPLLYNQPVNMNDLQWVDGGVSAAIPVKEAWRRGADLVVVIRTEPLEDSYVETSRSEDRGIFDDWRENIETQLPYYFDKLSLNESVDKIKNIHQELSLRFEQWRQSYWEDETTDSQSTKSVSKKGWFSQLNIDRLLALTGQGANSEILEMLARYHHTYRDVNDFLVNPPQGLQVIQIAPEKTLNSRALLSSYEDLELDYQQGKEIGEQFVTSFSQLLNQKTSLMQHLR
- a CDS encoding VolA/Pla-1 family phospholipase; protein product: MKIRSIALLVTSALSLIGCKSDGTLENQSPIDPNIAASLHAETKVNFDLLSTNKKLILPTYLAMDAQDGTLATETMASDQTNTSDPLVAMGQTDGWSTTQPITINFTGKDLDKSPAENSFYLIKSGDPTNPDDTTKPTLLSQQNKDFTLQVSGHSLIVILLKPLDPASNYMYAVTDDLKDINGQAVGMSNSYALLKSNNLPPAPALLPAQKITHATEEAFHGIIQKRDIIFSSWFTTLSSGDMLFAAKMATEEAINAGAHNVWQGSAIAKTVTPKQLSTLFTFSQPVKVNDPEEVDKKSNVTIYQGTLSLPYYLDIRANKFMNTPWQSGMPSLAKIKYVLSNGSDADKATIVAQLADAKVTLTDMAQVATHPQVQIKVLTRLMGKTLYLANGNQLDPKRLITRYSAVPELKSVQTIDYTLVLPSSKKCQTLGANDVTIFQHGITADKSVLTAHSDGLPSLAETLIGNQCRAIFAINLPLHGDRSIKDTNHNVLKDAAGNIIGSASGKNGNSAAYLNLTNLTVARDNLRQSTIDVVNLRASIGKLFSTIKQKQLDNNSASSPLDMLNPNSGVSFTGHSLGAIVGTNVGNIANRPTMNPTFDKQYFTINKLALANPGAEIPYLLLNSGSFGGLLKAGVLQSTVTAPIQITPDVIETGDFLKTIKICVATQSQDISTCYKNEIKKQSPALITKWTETYVKFAYAAQTVMDPVDPINFAKPQYKLNKPISIFIQMADGDTTIPNKPDKTILPYSPFTGTLPLIERLKSIHEEQNTLTISNKSYADGNHTSLLEIVPPRKDKDGNLLFSIEKSKETTINMQKDMADFLNK
- a CDS encoding outer membrane protein transport protein, which produces MSINKKHIAFIITAALSNQAHAAGYQVSEHSAAGLGRAYAGDAAIADTAAVLARNPAAMTRFKQAEVSGVMSVINPSININDHTHGETVKDISPISIVPAAYYIQPINEKTAIGLAIFSNYGVTTEYPTAMQAGSLAGKTALETVNFNPNIAYRLSPQLSIGAGVSLVYGTAEFNRRFGSSAYAAPSNNLINMDGTDWSWGWNIGALYELDNNNRFGLSYRSQVDLNFKGHFTDYLGKATSKPNETVAANLNLPLPAIAEFSGFHQLNPQWAISYSVQWTQYNKFKEIRAISSQCKTGTCFVKKENFKDTYRWAVGTTYTLNPTWTLRYGFAIDQNAGQPTLSIPDTDRYWYSAGATYHYNPALSVDLGVSYIHSKKANFVEQTPAPMNELDRFTSSGKAYLAAAQINYRF
- a CDS encoding manganese-dependent inorganic pyrophosphatase; its protein translation is MIQVVGHKNPDSDSICSALVCTAFLKARGLEATAIRQGEMNRETLHILELAGVTAPELRTSVAGEKVWLVDYSDLAQAPDDLAEAEVVGIVDHHRLGDVMTINPMEAWIWPVGCTCTVLFNLFKIEGHEITRELAVLMMSAILSDTVGFASPTCTQKDKDAVHALAQIADVQDLESFIKALLIAKTDIKGLTAAQLVEKDLKGYPFNDRDVVVGQIELATLEQVDSMIEELQADLQRRCDEDGLGMAALMLTDITTSTTRLLYTGDWNHILDTHATDGVLMMENTLSRKKQGWPWLQTVLAK
- a CDS encoding GGGtGRT protein encodes the protein MAALFESFDRRIEKITPVLEQYGFASLEEARDYCNEHGVDAYNIVKETQPIAFENASWAYVLGSAIALKEGAKTAAEAAEFLGLGLQTFCIPGSVADQRQVGLGHGRLGARLLSNETQCFAFLAGHESFAAAEGAIKIALNANKVRTNPLRVILNGLGKDAAYLIARINGFNYVETKFDYVTGELNVVSERRFSKTQRGDINCYGSDDVREGVAIMHRENVDISITGNSTNPTRFQHPVAGTYKKERLEAGKAYFSVASGGGTGRTLHPDNVAAGPASYGLTDTMGRMHSDAQFAGSSSVPAHVEMMGLIGMGNNPMVGATVAVAVAIEQAQKA